Proteins encoded together in one Cicer arietinum cultivar CDC Frontier isolate Library 1 chromosome 4, Cicar.CDCFrontier_v2.0, whole genome shotgun sequence window:
- the LOC101501163 gene encoding uncharacterized protein, whose protein sequence is MDSKFNKSLLVILSLFSLLLSSNAVPSTRLFDFISSSAYAPAPSPVNDFISTSISAETPNSGGDLLETFTSQAVKKTPETKFGGANLLGTFNPLSAEAAKQVDPEIVKLCIDGENPALCAETISKLLDGPFDPLKALEIEVGATHDQAKAVESTITKLLKDPSTDKKAIDALDICKSQYGNMLDAIKESVKLLEEQNVVDAYYKFNAVISYRSACEDAFVESPGVEMPFSQDSQALFDLGGNCLGIMNALVNNIKL, encoded by the coding sequence ATGGATTCTAAATTCAATAAAAGCCTTCTAGTAATCCTATCCCtcttttctcttcttttatCTTCCAATGCCGTCCCTTCAACCCGCCTTTTTGACTTCATTTCCTCAAGTGCCTATGCCCCAGCACCAAGTCCTGTTAATGACTTCATTTCCACAAGTATTTCGGCCGAAACACCAAACTCTGGTGGCGACCTGCTAGAAACTTTCACTTCTCAAGCAGTCAAGAAAACACCAGAGACAAAGTTTGGTGGTGCCAACTTGCTAGGCACCTTCAACCCTTTGTCAGCTGAAGCTGCCAAACAAGTCGATCCTGAGATCGTTAAACTATGCATTGACGGAGAGAATCCAGCTCTTTGTGCCGAAaccatttcaaaattattggaTGGTCCTTTTGACCCTCTCAAGGCACTTGAGATTGAGGTTGGTGCCACCCACGACCAAGCCAAGGCTGTCGAAAGTACCATTACCAAGTTGCTTAAGGATCCTAGCACTGATAAAAAAGCCATTGATGCCCTTGACATATGCAAATCACAATATGGTAATATGTTGGATGCAATCAAGGAATCAGTGAAGTTACTTGAGGAACAAAATGTTGTGGATGCTTATTACAAGTTCAATGCTGTTATATCATACCGATCTGCATGTGAGGATGCTTTTGTGGAGTCTCCTGGTGTTGAAATGCCATTTTCTCAAGATTCACAAGCTCTATTTGATTTGGGTGGTAATTGTTTGGGCATCATGAACGCCTTAGTTAATAACAtcaaactttaa
- the LOC101500515 gene encoding beta-carotene isomerase D27, chloroplastic isoform X2, whose product MKALGIAVGGVPMLCSTVRIRNRRFCVSFSSSSGPKTAGVAGTKSGYKPGVFDDLFLNLFRNKLEVGWDSKKAGYDGLIEVANRLMMKGTTNSHTIEATVRILRSLFPPFLLELYKMLIAPIGGGKVAAIMVARVTALTCQWLMGPCKVNSVDLPDGTSCSSGVYVERCKYLEESKCVGICINTCKFPTQTFFKDHMGVPLLMEPNFADYSCQFKFGVLPPLSEDGTVLKEPCLEACPIASQRKIAARTIGVTACPKT is encoded by the exons ATGAAGGCGTTAGGTATTGCTGTTGGTGGTGTCCCAATGCTTTGTTCCACTGTTCGGATTCGGAACCGTCGATTTTGTgtttctttctcttcttcttcgGGACCCAAAACG GCGGGAGTTGCAGGTACGAAAAGTGGATACAAGCCCGGGGTGTTTGATGATTTGTTCCTCAATTTGTTCCGTAACAAATTG GAGGTGGGATGGGACTCGAAGAAAGCTGGATATGATGGATTAATTGAAGTTGCAAACCGTTTAATGATGAAGGGCACTACAAATTCCCATACCATAGAAGCTACG GTACGAATTTTGAGGTCTCTGTTTCCTCCATTCCTCTTGGAGCTCTATAAAATGCTCATAGCTCCTATAGGAGGTGGCAAAGTTGCCGCTATTATGGTTG CAAGGGTGACTGCACTTACTTGTCAATGGCTCATGGGCCCCTGCAAAGTCAATTCTGTAGATCTACCAGATGGAACCTCATGCAGTAGTGGG GTGTATGTGGAAAGATGCAAGTATCTAGAGGAAAGCAAGTGTGTTGGTATCTGCATCAACACATGCAAGTTTCCAACACAG ACCTTCTTCAAAGATCATATGGGAGTGCCATTACTTATGGAGCCCAACTTTGCTGATTACAGCTGTCAG TTCAAATTTGGAGTTCTTCCCCCACTGTCTGAAGATGGCACCGTCCTGAAGGAGCCTTGCTTGGAAGCATGTCCAATTGCTTCCCAAAGAAAAATAGCTGCCAGAACTATAGGTGTCACTGCCTGCCCAAAGACATGA
- the LOC101500202 gene encoding pentatricopeptide repeat-containing protein At1g02370, mitochondrial-like produces the protein MNFSRLIPGGGRLLRRLCTEATVAEYPKKKPNLYKRLSELEKTGESVSQTLNQYIMGGKAVGKSELEKCVQELRKYRRFQHAFEIMEWMVMRKINFSWNNYAVQLDLVSKVKGLIEAENYFNSLSSPAKNKYTYGSLLNCYCKELMLDKALAHFNTMDELGYLTSLSFTNLMTLYMKLGQPLKVLDLVNDMKQRKIPMTAFAYIVWMNSCAELNDLDGVESVYEEMGREDEDKINWTTYSNLAAIYVKAGHFEKAELMLKKLEEIVRPQERETYHCLLSLYGGTGNVKEVYRVWKTLKTVSPVTNKSYLIMLSTLRRLNDMEGIIKIFKEWESRHVSYDTRLVGVAVFAYLSQNMEEEAVLIFEEALKRCRGPFYRIREMFVVSLLEKRQFDGAMTHLETALSDVADGEYCPSPQVVSALLKYYKEETDLDGVEELCKILRSHNFDESRIKTCIAASESSPETHSASKEDPDAADHVHENL, from the exons ATGAATTTCAGCCGTTTGATTCCCGGCGGAGGAAGACTTCTCCGTCGACTATGCACAGAGGCTACGGTGGCTGAGTATCCGAAAAAGAAGCCAAACCTTTACAAAAGGCTGTCGGAGCTGGAAAAGACTGGAGAGAGCGTCTCGCAGACGTTGAATCAGTATATAATGGGAGGCAAAGCCGTAGGAAAATCAGAGCTCGAGAAATGCGTTCAGGAGCTTCGAAAGTATCGCAGATTCCAGCATGCATTCGAG ATAATGGAATGGATGGTGATGAGGAAAATTAACTTTTCATGGAATAACTATGCAGTGCAATTAGATCTTGTGTCCAAAGTGAAAGGATTGATTGAAGCTGAGAATTACTTTAACAGTCTTAGTTCTCCTGCAAAGAACAAGTACACATACGGTTCTCTTTTAAACTGTTACTGCAAAGAACTAATGCTAGACAAGGCATTGGCTCATTTTAACACGATGGATGAATTGGGTTATCTCACGAGTTTGTCTTTCACCAATTTGATGACTTTATATATGAAACTAGGTCAACCCTTGAAAGTTCTTGATTTGGTTAATGATATGAAGCAGAGGAAAATTCCCATGACTGCATTTGCATATATTGTTTGGATGAACAGCTGCGCCGAATTGAATGACTTAGATGGGGTTGAAAGTGTCTATGAAGAGATGGGAAGAGAAGATGAAGACAAGATTAATTGGACGACTTATAGCAACCTTGCTGCTATCTATGTAAAAGCTGGACATTTTGAGAAAGCTGAGTTGATGCTTAAGAAGCTGGAAGAAATAGTGAGGCCGCAGGAACGCGAAACTTACCATTGCTTGCTGTCCCTTTATGGTGGGACTGGTAATGTTAAAGAGGTTTATAGAGTGTGGAAGACCCTGAAGACGGTCTCACCGGTGACCAATAAGAGCTATCTTATCATGCTGTCTACCCTTCGAAGGCTTAATGATATGGAGGGTATAATAAAAATCTTTAAGGAGTGGGAATCTAGGCATGTTAGTTATGATACAAGGTTGGTTGGTGTTGCAGTGTTTGCTTACTTGAGTCAAAACATGGAAGAAGAAGCTGTGTTGATCTTTGAGGAAGCTCTCAAGAGGTGCAGAGGACCTTTCTATAGGATTCGAGAAATGTTCGTTGTGTCTTTATTGGAGAAACGTCAATTTGATGGTGCTATGACCCACTTAGAGACAGCACTTTCAGATGTCGCGGATGGTGAATACTGCCCTTCACCCCAAGTTGTGAGTGCTTTACTAAAGTATTATAAAGAAGAAACGGATCTTGATGGTGTTGAGGAGTTATGCAAGATTCTCAGGAGTCACAATTTTGATGAATCGAGAATTAAAACTTGCATTGCTGCATCGGAATCTTCTCCTGAAACTCATTCGGCATCAAAGGAAGATCCGGATGCCGCCGACCATGTCCATGAGAACTTGTAA
- the LOC101499866 gene encoding uncharacterized protein: protein MLPNLFLVLVLLFARVYSHEESGPWTCESGSEIRVESEFEPGVITLDGHADDWKDIDGSHFSLLLALDPDAENEFNGGKMTVKSVHDGRDIFFLLQVDGDYAYSNGEGNKCPSVALMFQIGDDASYHNMGGCEEHTTSCTNKTCKGHEVDIMHFSIGNAIPGRLYGGNPVDNRDGNGGDRFGHLVDLYAWNPHCRYLDGNGPSDSVNDSSAQNDWKGAWWHSSFTVHSGFVEDESPYAENGKKGTYFFEFSRPLRTMDHLQQDVQFTIGGSSKMSVAFWYPIDGQPWHGSGHYSVNCDWVPIDISQGSSLSVKSVDPTSSSSWNVASAFSLILSVAALCVSVFASYRVFHPNSVPFTPMENL, encoded by the exons ATGCTCCCTAACCTCTTCTTAGTGTTGGTATTGTTATTCGCGCGTGTTTACTCGCACGAGGAGTCGGGTCCGTGGACCTGCGAATCCGGGTCAGAGATCCGAGTTGAGTCCGAGTTTGAACCCGGTGTTATTACACTTGATGGTCACGCAGACGATTGGAAGGACATTGATGGGTCCCACTTTTCTCTTCTCCTTGCTCTCGACCCTGATGCTGAAAATGAATTCAACGGCGGAAAAATGACCGTTAAG AGTGTGCATGATGGCCGTGATATTTTCTTTTTGCTACAAGTTGACGGTGATTATGCGTACTCTAATGG TGAAGGCAACAAATGTCCCTCTGTTGCACTCATGTTTCAAATTGGTGATGATGCTTCTTATCATAAT ATGGGTGGCTGTGAGGAACATACAACCTCATGCACAAATAAGACCTGTAAAGGTCATGAAGTTGACATTATGCACTTTTCAATTGGAAATGCCATTCCAGGACGGCTTTATGGCGGGAATCCTGTTGACAATAGGGATGGAAATGGGGGCGACAG GTTTGGCCATTTGGTTGATCTTTATGCCTGGAATCCACACTGCAGATACTTGGATGGAAATGGTCCTTCAGATTCTG TTAATGATTCTAGTGCACAGAATGACTGGAAGGGTGCTTGGTGGCATAGCAGCTTTACAGTTCACTCAG GTTTTGTAGAGGATGAAAGTCCTTatgcagaaaatggaaaaaagggcacatatttttttgaattctcTAGGCCTTTGAGGACTATGGATCATCTTCAACAG GATGTGCAGTTTACCATTGGCGGATCGAGCAAGATGTCTGTTGCATTTTGGTATCCAATAGACGGTCAACCATGGCACGGCTCCGGACACTACTCGGTTAACTGTGATTGGGTTCCAATTGATATATCTCAGGGAAGTTCATTGAGTGTGAAGTCAGTAGACCCAACATCAAGTAGCTCATGGAATGTTGCAAGTGCATTTTCACTAATACTTTCAGTAGCAGCACTTTGTGTGTCTGTGTTTGCGAGCTATCGAGTTTTTCATCCCAACAGTGTTCCCTTTACCCCAATGGAGAACCtttaa
- the LOC101500515 gene encoding beta-carotene isomerase D27, chloroplastic isoform X1, protein MKALGIAVGGVPMLCSTVRIRNRRFCVSFSSSSGPKTAGVAGTKSGYKPGVFDDLFLNLFRNKLVQEVGWDSKKAGYDGLIEVANRLMMKGTTNSHTIEATVRILRSLFPPFLLELYKMLIAPIGGGKVAAIMVARVTALTCQWLMGPCKVNSVDLPDGTSCSSGVYVERCKYLEESKCVGICINTCKFPTQTFFKDHMGVPLLMEPNFADYSCQFKFGVLPPLSEDGTVLKEPCLEACPIASQRKIAARTIGVTACPKT, encoded by the exons ATGAAGGCGTTAGGTATTGCTGTTGGTGGTGTCCCAATGCTTTGTTCCACTGTTCGGATTCGGAACCGTCGATTTTGTgtttctttctcttcttcttcgGGACCCAAAACG GCGGGAGTTGCAGGTACGAAAAGTGGATACAAGCCCGGGGTGTTTGATGATTTGTTCCTCAATTTGTTCCGTAACAAATTGGTACAG GAGGTGGGATGGGACTCGAAGAAAGCTGGATATGATGGATTAATTGAAGTTGCAAACCGTTTAATGATGAAGGGCACTACAAATTCCCATACCATAGAAGCTACG GTACGAATTTTGAGGTCTCTGTTTCCTCCATTCCTCTTGGAGCTCTATAAAATGCTCATAGCTCCTATAGGAGGTGGCAAAGTTGCCGCTATTATGGTTG CAAGGGTGACTGCACTTACTTGTCAATGGCTCATGGGCCCCTGCAAAGTCAATTCTGTAGATCTACCAGATGGAACCTCATGCAGTAGTGGG GTGTATGTGGAAAGATGCAAGTATCTAGAGGAAAGCAAGTGTGTTGGTATCTGCATCAACACATGCAAGTTTCCAACACAG ACCTTCTTCAAAGATCATATGGGAGTGCCATTACTTATGGAGCCCAACTTTGCTGATTACAGCTGTCAG TTCAAATTTGGAGTTCTTCCCCCACTGTCTGAAGATGGCACCGTCCTGAAGGAGCCTTGCTTGGAAGCATGTCCAATTGCTTCCCAAAGAAAAATAGCTGCCAGAACTATAGGTGTCACTGCCTGCCCAAAGACATGA
- the LOC101500838 gene encoding proline-rich receptor-like protein kinase PERK3 encodes MPNLMFSISLIGGLEKFQCILLKTLLVLLSTTVFLVDCGAYDRMLEASLFSSVTPIPSRAPSHSSITPMHSISHAVPSLMAHPPLSPYVSNCCKKGMVLKRGSEGCHCVYPVKLDLLLLNVSQNPDWNIFLDELAALLGLRATQIELINFYVLGLSTLNISMYITPQKEISFSANEASKLNSSLLFHKVRLDSRFVGDYRVLNMTWFKPLPPSQAPTFAASAVKTPERQKPTATSSSTSDRERHSNLLLILGIVTGILITSIICVLILCLCTLRPKRKTPPTETEKPKIEHAVSSAVSLPRPTSTRFISYEDLREATNNFESASILGEGGFGKVFKGVLNDGTAVAIKRLTSGGHQGDKEFLVEVDMLSRLHHRNLVKLVGYYSNRDSSQNLLCYELVPNGSLETWLHGPLGVNCPLDWDTRMKIALDAARGLAYLHEDSQPCVIHRDFKASNILLENNFHAKVADFGLAKQAPEGRANYLSTRVMGTFGYVAPEYAMTGHLLVKSDVYSYGVVLLELLTGRKPVDMSQPTGQENLVTWARPILRDKERLEELADPRLGGKYPKEDFLRVCTIAAACVAPEANQRPTMGEVVQSLKMVQRVTENHDTTLPSSNTMPNMRQFSTTYESDGTSSMFSSGPYSGLSPFDYDNISRTAVFSEDLHEGR; translated from the exons ATGCCGAACCTCATGTTTTCTATCTCTTTAATCG GTGGATTGGAAAAGTTTCAGTGCATATTGCTGAAAACATTGCTTGTGTTATTATCTACTACGGTGTTTTTAGTTGATTGTGGTGCATATGATAGAATGCTAGAAGCTTCTTTATTCTCTTCAGTTACACCAATTCCATCACGTGCACCTTCTCATTCATCTATTACCCCTATGCATTCTATTTCTCATGCAGTTCCTTCTCTTATGGCTCACCCACCATTGTCCCCTTATGTTTCCA ATTGTTGTAAAAAAGGAATGGTTTTGAAACGAGGTAGTGAGGGCTGCCACTGTGTTTATCCTGTAAAGCTAGACCTTCTTCTTTTGAATGTCTCTCAGAATCCAGACTGGAATATTTTTCTCGATGAATTGGCCGCACTATTGGGGCTTCGAGCTACACAAAttgaattgataaatttttatgtacTCGGCTTATCGACGTTGAATATATCGATGTATATTACTCCACAAAAAGAGATCAGTTTCTCTGCCAATGAAGCATCTAAATTAAACTCTTCCCTTTTGTTTCATAAGGTTCGACTTGACAGTAGATTCGTGGGTGACTACAGGGTTCTCAATATGACCTGGTTTAAACCTCTACCTCCTTCTCAAG CTCCTACTTTTGCTGCATCAGCTGTGAAAACTCCTGAGAGACAAAAACCTACAGCTACATCATCGAGTACTTCAGACAGGGAAAGGCATTCAAATTTGCTTCTTATCCTTGGAATTGTTACTGGAATACTCATCACTTCCATTATATGTGTACTTATACTTTGTCTATGCACACTGAGGCCAAAAAGGAAAACACCTCCTACAGAAACTG AAAAGCCAAAGATAGAACATGCAGTTTCATCTGCTGTGTCACTTCCGCGCCCAACCAGTACACGTTTTATTTCTTACGAAGATCTTAGAGAAGCAACAAACAATTTTGAATCAGCAAGCATACTTGGAGAAGGGGGTTTTGGTAAAGTTTTTAAAGGTGTCTTGAATGATGGAACTGCTGTTGCAATTAAGAGGCTTACTAGTGGCGGGCATCAGGGTGACAAAGAGTTTTTGGTTGAGGTTGATATGCTTAGCCGGTTGCATCACCGTAACCTTGTAAAACTAGTTGGATACTATAGCAATCGCGACTCGTCACAAAACCTACTTTGCTATGAGCTTGTCCCTAATGGAAGTTTGGAGACCTGGCTTCATG GTCCCTTGGGAGTAAATTGCCCTTTGGATTGGGACACCAGGATGAAGATTGCACTTGATGCTGCAAGAGGACTTGCTTACCTGCATGAAGATTCACAACCATGTGTCATACACAGAGATTTTAAGGCATCTAATATATTGCTTGAGAACAACTTTCATGCTAAAGTTGCTGATTTTGGTCTAGCTAAACAAGCGCCCGAAGGCAGGGCTAATTACCTGTCTACACGTGTCATGGGCACATTTGG GTATGTAGCACCTGAGTATGCTATGACTGGACACCTACTCGTGAAAAGTGATGTTTATAGCTACGGGGTTGTGTTGCTAGAACTGTTGACCGGAAGGAAACCTGTGGATATGTCACAGCCAACGGGACAAGAAAACCTTGTAACTTGG GCAAGGCCGATTCTTAGAGATAAGGAGCGGTTAGAAGAACTTGCTGATCCAAGGCTTGGGGGAAAGTATCCAAAGGAAGATTTTCTCCGCGTTTGCACTATTGCTGCAGCTTGTGTTGCACCTGAAGCAAACCAACGACCTACAATGGGTGAAGTGGTACAGTCACTTAAAATGGTGCAGCGTGTCACAGAAAATCATGATACCACATTACCCTCATCAAATACCATGCCCAACATGAGACAGTTTTCTACCACTTATGAGTCTGATGGGACATCTTCAATGTTTTCCTCTGGTCCTTACTCTGGTCTAAGTCCCTTTGACTATGACAACATTTCTAGGACAGCTGTTTTTTCTGAAGATCTTCATGAAGGACGATGA